The DNA window TATTCAATACTGGGGTAATTCCTGTTTCAACTATCTTGATCGCATCAAGTCCCAAAGGGATGCCTTTAAAATCATAAATAGGAATTTGATATTTAGGATTTGTACTAGCAGCAATTTTATACATATTATTTGTAGTAGTATGGGCAATATCTACCGTATCATGACCTAAAAATTTAATAATAGCTGGTGATGCAATCATTGCACATCCTCCAAATCCACCAACCTCCATAATGGCACTATCACCTAAATCTGGGTTAGCATCTTTCTCGGTATAGCCGGGAAAATATAATCCTTCTATCATTGGTGCTGGTGCAGTAAACCATCTTCCTTTTAAACCACTAATTCTAATACCAACTTCGACACCATTTCGAGCAATAGCAGTAACAATAGTTGATCCTCTAATACCATCTGCCATATCTGCAATTAATTTATTCGCTCCCATCGCTAAATTAAGGAAAAATTGATCATTACCAATAGAAATAAATCGCAGAATATCAGCCGTATGCTCTCCAGCATATTTTCCTATCGCATGAGAAAAATGCTTTAATATTAATGAAGTTGTTGCAATATTTCTCATATGTAATTCATCTCCCATCGCTAGACCTTGTGCCATAATAGGAGCTAAATCTACAGGACCATCTTGTTGTAAAATTTTCTGAAAAATTGGCATAAAAACATCTTTAATCCAATTCAATCGCTGCAGTGTTTTTTGACTATATTCGCCAAAACGCAATCCTACCCCTTGTCCTTCACTCACATTAACATAAGCTTGTTGTTGAGTATTTTTATCCTCAATAACCCAAAGCGGCATTGACCAAGTCGTTAAACCAGTCATCGGACCAACAACCCCAAATTCATGACAAGGCTTATAAATAATCTGACCACTTACAGCTATTTCTTTAGCTTCTTCAATATCTTTTGCAAAACCTTCATTAATCAATGCACAATATACTGCACCCTTCATCGGCGGACACATCTTTTCAAACTCAATCGGCGGTCCTGCATGTAAAAAGATATTTTTACTAAATCCTTTTAATACATCTTTTGCCTGCTTAATATTCACCAAGATAGGATCTGCTTGAGCCATTCTAGTAATAGCTTCTTTATTTGCTTTTAACATATTTACTCCTTCTATCCTAACAGATTAAAAAAATTAATAACTGCTTGACGTATCCCTTGTATTCCTAATGCTAAAGTCAAGATCACAACTAACCCACCAACAACATTTTGCAATGGTTTATTGACATATCTTCCTAATACTTGCTTATTATTTGTAACAATTAAAATTAAAATTGTAATCAATGGTAAAAAGAAACCACTGGTTGCCTGAGCTAAAATAATTATCTGTTGTGGATTTTTACCAATAATGGCTAGAACTGCACCAAAAAGAATAGCAATAATTGCTAAAATATTCGCTTTTCTTCCCTGAGCACCATCTTTAAACTGAAAAACCCCAGTAGTAATTTTCTTTAATGTAAATGGAATAGCTATTGCTGAAGATAAGCCTGCAGCAAACAGTCCTAAATTTCCTAACAAACTAGCATAATCACCGAGTACTGGTTTTAATGATTGAGTAAACATCAATGCTGGATTACCCGTGATATTTGTACCTTGCAATACGGTTGCACTGGTAACAACAATCGAAAATGTAATTAATCCACCAATAAGAATATTAATACCTATATCCCATTTAGCCTCAATTAAATCAGTTTCTTTACTCCAACGATCTTTCGAAGTAATAGAATGTAAAATTAAATTAATACCAATTAATGTAGTGCCTATTAATGCTAAAGTTAATACATATCCTCCTTCAGGAATATTTGGAATAACCCCTTTTAATATAGCAAATACATTAGGTTGAATAAAAAGAAATGTAATTACAAACACAATTCCCATAAAGCCAACAAATAACTTCATTATTAACTCTAATAAATGACTAGAACCCAATAAAGTAATAAGTAACACAATCATAGTCATTAAAATAACAACATATTTCTGTTCAAGACCTAATGCATTGGCTAAACCTAATGAACCACCAGAAAAATTACCTGCTTGGAATGCGAAACAAACAGTTAAAACGGCAAGTAACATTAAACCTTGAATAAATCTTTTCCAAATAATACTATTTGGAATAACATTAATTGTTGCTTGAATAAGATCTTGTTTAGTAATGATTGCTACTCTTGATGCCATTTCCATTAAAAACATCAATGAAATAACGGCAAATATAACCGCCCAAATCAAACTATATCCAAAAGCAATACCTGCTTTAGTAGAAACTATTATTGTTCCTGGACCAATAAATGCACTTGTTATAATTGCTGCTGGCCCACTAGATTTAATTTTTCTTATTAACGCATTCATAATTAATAATTCCCATTGATTAATTTTTAAAATTTTAACCAAAGTTAAAACCCAATTTAAATTAATTTTTTAAAGTAATAAATAAAACCTTTTTTCAATAATCATATAAAACTCTAAATAAGCCCTCCTATTCGCTGTTTAAAATCATAACATTTAAAATAATCATAAATTCCATAAAGAATATCTTGACCAGAAGAAAATCCCATATTTAATAAATTATTAATACAGTCTTCATCACTAATGTTATTTACCACATCAAGTATTTCTTGTTTAAATAATCTATTACTTGCATTATTTAAATAATTGGCACTAATCTCATTTGTTTTACTTTGAGATAAATTTGCTAATAATCTAAATTCTGGTAATATCCCTTGATGCTGTGAATAATAACCAGCCATATAACCTACAATATAATCATCACCACTTGGTGTTAAACCAATACCTAATCCTAATAAATCTTTTAATATTCCATCTTTCCTTCTGTTTTGAAATGCAATTTCAATTAATCCAAATTCTCTATTTAAACTCTTCAATTTGTTTTCAATACAGGATAATTCTATTAACTTATTATGATTTTCAAGATAACAACTAAATTCCTCTACGTCTAAATTAGGAATAAAGATTGTTTTATTGCTTGAATACTTAAGCTTTAAAAAGTAATCACCATCTACAATTAATGAATATGGTGCTTTATTTATTTTCTGGTTAAAAATAGAATAAATTCTATTTTGATATCTTAAATTAATAACATTATTAAATATACTCACAACCTGATAAGTACAATCTAATTTAAAATTTTTATCTTTTTTATACATCTTTTCACCATAAAGAAAATTTAATCATACTTATTTAAAGAAAAAGAAACACCAAAAGCAATAAATAACAATACCACAGAAAACATAAAACTCATATCTAATGATCCCGTATATTCTAGTACTTTTCCACCCACATAAGGTGCAATAATTGAACTTAATAATCCTACAAAATTAAAAATAGATAATGTAGTACTTAAGTTATTATTTGTATTTAATTTCGATACAGCGACTATTAATATAGGATCCAATGCCATCTTACCAAAAATACCATACATTACTAATGAAAATATTAAAACATTTAACTTATCACTATATACAAAAATACAAATAGATATAACAGTAAAAAATAAAAGAAATTTAATAAAAACACCTATTGCATTATATTTATCAACTAAAAGAGAAAAAATCAAAGAACTAAAAATAGAAATCACTGATATTAATAAAATAGAAATAGAAATAATACTTGTTGATATTAATTTTTCCTCTGACAAATAAACCTGAATCCAGGTTAACAAATGAAAGAAAGCATATAAAGATGAAAATGAAATAAAAAATATCTTTATAAGTTCTTTATTAACTTTAAACTGATTATGTTTATATCCATCTTGGATAACTGGTATATTTTTACCTAACAAATAAACTAAAAATAATGAGATAAAAAATACTATAAAATACAAAAATTTATAATCAATAGAATAATTATCAACTAATAAAACAGGGATCGTATTACCTAGTATAATTCCTATTGACATACCACTATTTATTATAGTAGTAGCAAATGTTTTATATTTTCCTACCACATATTTAGAAGATAATGAAAACTGTGGACCATAATAAATCCCCTCAAAAGCGCCAGCTAAAAATCTTAAGATAATAAAAAAATAAAAACTAGTAACCAATCCATTTAATAAACTTATAATTGCTAATCCTAAAAAACTTATCTTAATTATTTTTTCTATTCCAAATTTACCAGCCAATATTCCACCGGGTATTTGAAGCAATGTATAACCAAGAAAAAAAATACTAAATATTATTCCAACCTCACTAATAGAAATATTAAAATCCGTAAGAACATATTTTATTACTGGTGTTAACATTACCCGATCAAAATAAATCAAAGCCCAACCAAAACTAAAAATAAATGATAACTTTACCCAGCTAACACCATTATTCTTCATTATAATCCCTATAATATAAAACCATACTGCTTTATGTATAAGCACATAATATCAAATTTAATTAGTTCTATCTAAAACAAAATAGACTGTTCTTTAATAATATAGAATTAATTAATAAAAAACACCATATTGTTTAATTTTTTTTAATAATAATTAAAACATTAATTTCTGAATGGATTTTATGCTTACAAAGGTTAAATATAATCACTTATCTACGAATTTATTATCCAGATAATAAATACTTTAATTTAGGAGAAAAGAATGATAACAGCTGCGATCAAACCAAATTGTTTTCAAGATTCTGTTAGCTTGATGATTATCTCTAAAAAATTATCTAGCATGAATTGTGTAGAACAAGTCTCTGTTATGATGGGAACACCTGCAAACAAAGAACTACTGAAAAATACAGGGCTATGGCATGATATATTTAATAATGCAACACCAAATGATATTTGTATCTCAATAAATACAAAAGAGCATAATGATTCTATTATAGTAGAAGTAGAAAAAGCTTTAGATCAAGAATTAACCAATCTTGCTAACCATTCCAAAGGTAAAACATTACCAACTGTACGCAGCTGGACAAGGGCAACCAAAATTTTTCCACAAGCTAATATCGCTCTCATTTCTATTGCTGGAGAATATGCAGCTGATACAGCACATCAAGCTTTAGATAAAGGGCTAAATGTTATGCTTTTCTCTGATAATATTCCCTTAGAACAAGAACGTCAGTTAAAACTTAAAGCCAAAGAAAACAATTTAATTGTTATGGGACCCGATTGTGGAACATCTATTATTGCGGGTATTCCATTAGCTTTCGCCAATAGAGTACCTGAAGGTTGTATTGGAATAGTTGGTGCTTCTGGAACTGGTATCCAAGAGTTATGTTCTCAAATTGTCTTACAAGGAGAAGGTATTTCTCATGCTCTTGGTTTAGGCGGACGAGATCTATCCGAAGAGATTGGTGGAATTAGTGCTGAAATTGCTTTAGATATGCTCAATCAGGATACTAAAACAAAAGTCATTGCTTTCGTTTCAAAACCACCTTCACCATCTGTTAAAGAAAAAATTATTCAAAAAATGCAATCTTTGACTAAACCTGTGATTGCCATTTTTCTTGGTCACAGGCCAACACAACAAAATTTAGGTAATGGCGTTGAACTCGCTTACACTCTTGATGAAGCAGCCAAAAAAGCTGTTATGCTTGCCAAAATACAGCGGATTATCACTTCTCAGAAGACCTCTTTGTATCAAGGAAAAATCTATGGATTATATACAGGAGGTACTCTTGCTACAGAATGTGCGATTCTGATGGCAGAAGCGCTCAATTTACAAGTAGACAATAGCCATCATCAGGGAATTATGCTTAATGCAAAAGGGCATATGATCATTGATTTAGGCGATGATTTTTATACGCTTGGCAGACCGCATCCAATGATAGACCCTTCTACTCGTACAGATCAGATCGAAAAATTAAAAGATACTGAGTTTTCAATTCTTTTAGTTGATATTGTTCTTGGATTTGGTGGACATATCGATCCTGCTGGAGCGATTACACAAGCAATTATTCGCTTACGCCAACAACGTCAACAAGATTTTATTGTGATAGCAACAATCACAGGTACAGATCAAGATCCTCAATCTCGTCAAAAACAAATTCAAATTCTCAACGAAGCCGAAATTATTATTGCTAACAATATTAGAGAGGCTGTTGAACTTGCTGTTGGTTTAATTCATACCAAACCACAAGACCAAATTAGCAAAACAAACACTTTATTAAAACAACCTAAAATCATCAACATTGGTCTAAATAACTTTGCTCAAGATTTATTAAATTGCCAAGCAGAAGCAATTCATTTTCGTTGGGCACCTATTGCAGGTGGCAATCAGAAAATGATCGAATTATTAGCAAAACTCTCTTAATCCCGATAAAAATAAGGAATAACACAATGAAATATGATATTAACCAAGCAAATCTAGAAGTTATTACAAAAATCAAAACTGCTCGTCCTTTCTGGATCGGCGTTAAATTAGCTAAAGAGGTAATCCCTGAACTCAACCAAGGAAAAGTACTCCTGCATGCTGGTCCACCAATTGAATGGCAAGAAATGACTGGTCCAATGCAAGGAGCTTGTATTGGAGCTACTTTATATGAAAATTGGGCGACAACTGAAGAACAAGCAATTGAACTACTATCAACAGGTGAAATTACCTTTATTCCTTGTCATCAAGTCCATGCCGTTGGACCTATGGGAGGTATTACCTCAGCTACAATGCCTGTGCATATTGTTAAAAATACACAACATCAAAATTTAGCTTTTTGCAATCTCAACGAAGGTATAGGCAAAGTAATGCGTTTCGGTGCTTATGGTGCTGATGTTCAACAACGCCTAAGATGGATGCGAGATGAATTAGCACCTGTTTTAAACGAAGCCTTAGAAGATACTGATGGCATAGATCTTACTGCAATTATGGCTCAAGCTATTACAATGGGTGATGAATTTCATCAACGAAACATTGCTGCTTCAGCATTACTCGCCAAAATATTAGCCCCTAAAATTATGCAGCAACAACGTGAAAGATCCATATTAACCCGAGTAATGGATTTCTTAAGTGTAACCGATCAATTCTTCCTAAACCTTGCAATGGCTTATGCTAAATCTGTAATGGATGCTGCTGCCTCAATTGGAAAGGGCTCTATCGTAACGGCACTATCTCGTAATGGCAAAGATTTTGGCATAAAAGTAAGCGGATTAGGTGATCAATGGTTTACCGCTCCCGTCAATACTCCTCAAGGCCTATTTTTTACAGGTTATGATCAAGCTGACGCAAATCCAGATATTGGCGATAGTGCCATTACCGAAGCATTTGGTATTGGTGGTGCAGCAATGATTGCAGCGCCGGGAGTTACTCGCTTTGTTGGAGCTGGTGGGTTTAATGCAGCATTAGACACCTCTGATGAAATGAGTGAAATCTACCTTGATAATAACGAAATGCTACAAATTCCAACCTGGGATTTTAAGGGATGTTGTCTAGGATTAGATATACGTCGAGTGATTGAAACAGGTATTACACCTCTTATCAATACAGGAATAGCACATAAAAAAGCGGGGATCGGACAAATTGGTGCAGGAACAGTTAGAGTACCACTTGCTTGTTTTGAAAAAGCACTTGAAGCCTTAGCAAAAAAATTAAATTAATCTACTTAAATCATTTTTGCGATTATTAATAGCTAATAAAAGGAAACTATTACAATGAAAAAACCAACCATTGTTATTGCTTTAGGTGGAAATGCCTTATTAAGGCGTGGACAAATAATGTCTTACCAAAATCAACTTGAAAATATCCGTATCGCTGCAGATGCTATCGGAAAATTGACTAAAGAATATCGAATTGCAATTGTTCATGGAAATGGTCCACAAGTGGGGCTACTAGCACAACAAAATGAAGCTTATTCGGCAGTTCCTGCTTATCCATTGAGCTGTTTAGTGGCTGAAACACAAGGTATGATTGCCACAATGCTTGTTCAAGAATTACAAAAAATTTGTGATAAGCCCATTACCTCCATTCTTACTCACGTTGAAGTGGATCCTAATGACTTAGCTTTTATCGAACCAACCAAATTTATTGGTGCAGTTTACGACCAAACACAAGCTGAAACATTAGCGAAGAAATATCATTGGCAAATTAAAGCTGATGGTAACTTTTATCGTAGAGTAGTTGCCTCTCCTAAACCTTTAGCCGTCAGAGAAAGCTCGGCTATTCGTACTGCTTTGGATAACGATAACATCGTTATTTGCGCTGGAGGCGGTGGTATTCCTGTTGCCAAACAAGATGGCATTTTTACCAATATTGATTGTGTTATTGATAAAGATGCCACAGCATCTTTATTAGCTACACAAATTAAGGCTGATTACTTCTTAATCCTAACAGATGGTGACGGTATCTATCTTAATTGGGGGAAAGAAAATCAAACTAAATTAACCAAAATTACCGCCTCTGAATTAGCAACTTATCAATTCGATCCGGGGTCAATGCAACCAAAAGTAAATGCTGTCATTAATTTTGTCCAACAAACCCCTGATGGAAAAGCGATTATTACTGACCTAAATTTAGCAAATCAAGCTCTCAAGGGAAAATCGGGTACTTTAATCATTAATTAATACTTATCGCAAGGACAAGTTTTTCTAAAAAATCTTGTCCTTTATTTCAGCATAATAATTAAAATTTAATCACAGCATACTATTTTTTCAAACAATATTTTTTCATCACAAATATACTACATAAAAACACAAATTTAGAATAAAATAACAATTCATAGATAATAAAAGAATATTATTCTATTTAATTGTAAATATTTTCTATATTTTAACCAAAAAACAGAAATTTATTCGTTGACATCCTAAGGTAATTAAGTAAGATGAAGAAAAATCAATATACTTTACTATAAATTAATTAACTGGAATTTTTTATGAAAATGATTTTTTCTTCTTTATCACTCCTCCTACTATGCACTCATTTAGTATGTGCGGTTTGATTGTGGAAGAAAAAAATAAACTTGCAATCACAACATCAACAAACCCGCACTTATAGCGGGTTTTTTTATAACTATTTTATGTTGATAAACATAACTTTAAGAGGAAAATGCAATGAAAGACCGTGTCATTATTTTTGATACCACTTTGCGTGATGGTGAACAGGCTTTAAGCGCAAGTTTAACCGTCAAAGAAAAATTACAAATTGCTTTTGCTTTAGAACGTTTAGGCGTAGATATTATGGAAGTTGGCTTTCCTATTTCTTCAGCAGGTGATTTTGAATCAGTGCAAACTATTGCTAAACATATCAAAAATTCTCGGGTTGCAGCCCTTTCACGTGCGATTGAAAAAGATATTGATGCGGCTTATGAAGCATTAAAAGTCGCTGAAGCCTTTCGTATCCATACTTTTATTGCAACCTCGGCTTTACATGTTGAAGCAAAATTAAAACGGCATTTCGATGATGTCGTTGAAATGGCTGTCCATGCAGTTAAACATGCAAGAAAATATACTGATGATGTTGAATTTTCTTGTGAAGATGCAGGACGTACAGGAATTGATAATATCTGTCGCATTGTTGAAGCTGCTATTAATGCTGGTGCAACAACTATTAATATTCCAGATACCGTTGGTTATACCCTACCAAATCAATTTGGCAACATCATTCATCAGATAATGAATCGAGTACCAAATGTTGATAAGGCGATAATCTCTGTACATTGTCATAATGATCTCGGTATGGCAACCGCCAATTCGTTGACTGCTGTCCAAAATGGTGCAAGGCAAATTGAGTGTACGATTAATGGTATTGGCGAACGTGCCGGAAATTGTTCATTAGAAGAAGTTGTTATGGCATTAAAAACCCGTCAGGATCTTTTTGGTATTGATAGCAAAATTAATCCTAAAGAAATCTATCGTGTCAGCCAAATGGTCAGTCAAATCTGTAATATGCCAATTCAACCGAATAAAGCCATTGTTGGTAGCAATGCCTTCTCTCACTCTTCAGGTATCCACCAAGATGGTATGTTAAAAAATGCCAATACCTATGAAATTATGTCGCCAGAAAGTATCGGTTTGAAAAAAGAAAAATTAAACTTAACCGCTCGTTCTGGTCGTGCAGCGGTTAAAAGTCATATGGCGGAAATGGGATATAGTGAAACAGATTATGATCTAGATAAATTATATAGTAACTTCCTAAAACTTGCCGATAAAAAAGGGCAAGTCTTTGATTATGATTTAGAAGCCCTTGCTTTTATTGATATGCAAAAAGGCGAAAATAATCGCTTAAAGTTAAAAACTATTTCAGTTCAATCCGTAAGTAACTTACCTGCCACCGCTTCAGTCCAATTGATGTTAGATCAAGAACAACAATTAGATGCTGCAACAGGCAATGGACCAGTTGATGCCGTATATAACTGTATTTTACGTATAACAAAACTTGATTTAAATATTCGCAATTATAAATTAAGTGCTAAAGGAGAGGGAAAAGATGCATTAGGGCAAGTCGATATTGTTGTTGAATATAAAGGACGCCGATTCCATGGTGTCGGTTTAGCAACAGATATTGTAGAGGCTTCTGCACTTGCCTTGATCCATGCAATTAATGCAATTTATAGAGCAAAACAAGTAGATGATTTTAAAGAAAAAAGACAAAAAATGGAGACGTTATAATGCAAACTTACAACATTGCTGTATTGGCAGGTGATGGCATTGGCCCTGAGGTGATGGCTGAAGCATTAAAAGTACTTGCTAAAGTTGAGAAAAAGTTTAATTTTAAACTAAATTACCACCACTATGATATTGGTGGTGCAGGCATCGATAATCACGGTAAAGCACTACCTGAGATCACACTACAAGGATGTGAAAATGCTGATGCCATTCTATTTGGTTCAGTCGGTGGACCAAAATGGGAACATTTACCACCTCAAGAACAACCTGAACGTGGTGCATTATTACCACTACGGAAACATTTTTCTCTCTTCTGTAATTTACGTCCAGCAACCTTATACAAAGGATTAGAAAAATTCTGTCCATTGCGTGCAGATATTGCTAACACAGGCTTTGATATGGTTGTTGTACGAGAATTAACTGGTGGTATTTATTTTGGTCAACCCAAAGGAAGAGAAGGTCAAGGTGCAACAGAAAAAGCATTTGATACAGAAGTTTATCATTGTTATGAAATTGAACGCATTGCTCGAATTGCCTTTAAAACAGCTCAGCAACGAAAAAAACACCTTACTTCAGTGGATAAAGCAAATGTATTAACCAGTTCAATTCTATGGCGTGAAGTGGTAACAGAAATTGCTCAAGAATACCCAGATGTTCAGTTAGATCACCTTTATATTGATAATGCAACCATGCAGTTAATTAAACAGCCTGCATTTTTTGATGTGTTACTTTGCTCTAATATTTTTGGCGATATTATTTCCGATGAATGTGCAATGATTACTGGCTCAATGGGAATGTTGCCTTCTGCAAGTTTAAATGAACAAGGTTTCGGATTATATGAACCTGCAGGCGGATCTGCACCAGATATTGCGGGAAAAGGGATTGCTAACCCTATTGCACAAATCCTCTGTGCAGCCATGATGTTACGTCATAGTTTTAATTTAGAAGCCGCAGCACAAGCCATTGAAACAGCAGTACAAACCGTCTTAGCGAATGGTGCACGTACTATTGATTTGGCTGATAACAACCCCGCTATTTCAACAACAGAAATGGGCGATTTAATTGCCGCAGCGATTTAATCAATCTTGCCCGTCATAGGAGATTAATGATGAAAAAAACACTTTACGAAAAATTATTTGATTCGCATATCGTTTATGAAGCTGAAGGAGAAACGCCTATTTTATACATTAATCGTCATTTAATGCATGAAGTAACCTCTCCTCAAGCCTTTGATGGACTGCGTGTTGCTGGTCGATCTGTTCGACAGGCGAATAAAACATTTGCCACTATGGATCACAGTATATCGACCCAAAGTCGTGATCCTTCAGCCTGTGGAGAACAAGCTAGAATTCAAGTATTAGAACTTGATAAGAACTGCCAAGCTAATAATATTTCTCTCTATGATTTAAAAAGCAAAAATCAAGGAATTGTCCATGTTGTTGGTCCTGAACAAGGATTAACTTTACCCGGAATGAC is part of the Mergibacter septicus genome and encodes:
- the leuB gene encoding 3-isopropylmalate dehydrogenase; this translates as MQTYNIAVLAGDGIGPEVMAEALKVLAKVEKKFNFKLNYHHYDIGGAGIDNHGKALPEITLQGCENADAILFGSVGGPKWEHLPPQEQPERGALLPLRKHFSLFCNLRPATLYKGLEKFCPLRADIANTGFDMVVVRELTGGIYFGQPKGREGQGATEKAFDTEVYHCYEIERIARIAFKTAQQRKKHLTSVDKANVLTSSILWREVVTEIAQEYPDVQLDHLYIDNATMQLIKQPAFFDVLLCSNIFGDIISDECAMITGSMGMLPSASLNEQGFGLYEPAGGSAPDIAGKGIANPIAQILCAAMMLRHSFNLEAAAQAIETAVQTVLANGARTIDLADNNPAISTTEMGDLIAAAI